The nucleotide window TTTGAAAGCCAATTCAAATGGGAAAATCCATTATAATTCAACCTGATTCTGCACCTACAGACCCGAGATACTTCTCATCTCAGTACTAGCTGTAAGTTTGCTTCATCTTCTTTGAGCTAAACTTGTGCACCCAAATTTGAGTACTAGCTGTAAGTTCACTTCAAGCTAATATATATCCCGAAATCAGTATATGAACCCAATTATCTTACAACCCATATTTTATTGCCTAATTCTGTCGGTACGACCCAGAGACATGAAACCTGCATAGATCTAATATAATGATTACACTAATTAACTCTTGTTTGTTAATTGAATAACTAACATTTGATGGACCATGACAGACAAAAGATGCGGCATATGGGCATGCTAAATTGAGGAGTAATTAGACAAAAGCCACTGAACCTAAGGAGTCATTAGACACAAAAGCGTTGGTAGCTCTATTTATGGAAGATAGAAGATTAGTAGGAGGACTGGAAGCGGCCATAGGTCAGATCTGGAGAGAAGCTCTTCCTGATTTGTCCCCAACATCTATTTTTCTACAGTACCAAGCAGGCCAGATCACCACGGCAATGCAAATTTTTGTTCAGTCTTCGCTGATATGCACATTATCAAATCTGGCGAAGCCGTACTCAAACTTGTGCACCCAAATTGAAACGTGTACAGGCCAAAACCTAGCACCATGGCAGCCGCCGCAGCCAGCAAGTGGTGACCAGGATTATGCCTAAGTTCCTTGATTTAGAATTCTGGATTGAGAAGGGATGGGAGGAGAAATACCGGGGAATAAATCCTGGCAATGAACCAGAGTGTGGAGAGCTCACCGTGACGCCGCCATAGCCTGCTAGATGGAGCACTGCCGCCGTAGCCCGCGAGATGGAGCAGTGCCGTCGTGGCCGTTGTTGAGCATGAAGCGGTCGCAGTCGATTTAGCCCCTGCGTTGCCCGGCACTGAGGAACCCAAAGAACTCACCACACCGCCGATGCCACCTACTACCACGGAGCACCGCGCCGCTGAGTTTGCACCGCCAACAGCAACGACGGCGCCGCCCAAGACCAAGTCAACCCGCTGAGCACCATGCCACCATTCTCCGTCGATACGTTCGTagcttttttccttttcttttttaaTAAAGAGCGGAAAAGGACGGGGAGGTGGCTGGGTTCGAGACATCAATGCATAGAAGGTAAAATTACCTCAACCCGATGTAATTTTACAGCGGGGGATAGTAGGTTTTTTACAGTCTTAAAACCGTGGCGACTTCGTTGGACACTAACGTAAGATCTGGCTCAGCCAACCGACCAGGTTGAAGAATTAGTATTTCTCACGCTGGGCTACTAATAGACTTTCTATATATATaggcgctattcgtcaccctgggtgaggaatagttattcttcaccccctctattttaccatcaatgccccgtaattttacgttccgtaacttttgtcttatttccgacgtaaaaagagatcgtaagaaaatatataatcgttgtaaaaaatattttctgttatgtaaaattacaaacgtaaaaacatagtgtaaaatacataaactacaaattttcttgtcttatgacctatatttttattttcttatgccaaattTTACATAATGAATCAATATGAATGTAACTATTTAAATTGCAAacataatttaattatgaaatgatggAAAgcttacctcgggtgaagaataacttattctgcaccctgagTGATGAATaataacactatatatatatatatatatatatatatgatcggttctactagaaattctatttatatatatgaataacgtgtacaatatgtagtatcgtaaaatatcagcaaacgaaaaagaattaaatgaaaaacacaaaattaaatgaaaaagaaatcataaacccaaaaccccccaatcttttaataccggttggtgtcaccaaccggtactaaagggctccctgcccccggagccggcttgtgccacgtggttgccctttagcaccggttcgtccAGAACCGgtactagggggggggggggctttagtgcccacactttagtgccggttaccgaaccgacactaaagggccttacgaaccggtgatattgcccggttctgcactagtgattAATGACAAGCGGTGGGAAAACAATCTACAGTGGACCAATAGGAGAGCGCTCCTGCAAAGTGATTGAGTACTTTGAGGTAAGTTTCTTGAACATATTTCCACAAATGTATCTGCCTTTTTCTTGATTATTCATTTTCACTGTTTTTTTTTCTGGAATTGGGACAATAAATGTGAGAGTTCCAAAGGAACGAACCCCAAAACCAGTGCTCAAATGTTCAACATGCCATGGCCAAAACACTTAAGTCAACTCTAGCAGTCATTTGTGTTCAGTATATAACTTGGCTAACAATTCACATGAAATATATAGGTTTATCAAAATTTTGATGTGATCATATGCATTTCACATGTTGAACTTAAAAGCAAATGTGACAATAAACGTACAGATTGGCAAGGGAAACTAAAAACATACTAAAGAACTTTGTTTGCATATCCATGTATGTGTTTCGGTGTTTTCAGAGAGGAAGCACGGTTGTGGCATGGCTCTGCCATATTTGTGACATGTGTCCTTTGGTTCTAATAGATTGAATTTTGCTTGTCCACTTGATAGAAAATTTCTGGAGTCCCAAAAATAAAGAGTAACTGTAATCCAGCTACTTGGATGATGGATGTAACATCGACATCAATGGAGGTCCAACACAATATGGACTTTGCAATTTTGTATGAAGAGTCGTCACTGCATAGGTACATATCTTGTGGATTTAGTTAGGATATCGAGCAAAAGGCAACATATATGAATAGCTTAAGCAAAATAAAATTCATCTAGCAAAAATATTTAGCCAAACAAAATACTTCCATTTGAAGTTTGGAAGAATTAAAGTTACTTTTCTGCAGAGAAGCTGAAGATCTAGTGGAGCAGCTAAGTATCCCATTACCAAATTCAGAAAATCTATGTTTCTCCCATAGTTTTGCACATAATGGCTGGATTCAACTTAAAGCTTGCTTGTGGAAACAAAACATAACTTACTGGAGAAGTCCTCAGTATAACTTGAGGCACATTATGATGACTGTCATATCTGCCCTGATCTACGGAGTATTGTTCTGGAAGCATGCAAAAGTATTGTAAGTCCACTCCTTTGTTATCCACAACATTGCACATCAGTTGACTTCACAGACTCATTGCAAAATTATTCTAactttctcttctctcttctaAGAAACAACGAGCAGGACATGCTCAGTGTTTTTGGTGCAATGTATTTGGGTTTCACAACCATAGGCGCCTTCATAACCTAGATGTAGTACAATAGGAGACTTCTACACGAACATGACGCCTTTTTTCCAACTGTGAAATGCAGAATCAGAGCTGATTGGGTGGCTATTTTTCTCAAATCTGATGGGTAAACCTCATGAATAAGTAATTGTGTACAATAACTTGATTGTGCTAAGTATGATTGTGAATTGTAATCTTTTTGTTTCACCGTTCAGAACAATTTGATGGTTACAATTCATGTAACCTGCTTTGAAGAGGATTTTGCAATTGTGTTATGCCTTAGGTTACTGAATGCATCAACAGGAAAATGAGCACCTAACTGAATGAACCGATGATTCAAAGCAAGCTTAGGCACAGATAACAAAAAGCTAACTTGGATTCCTGCACTGTCATCATCGTGCCTTAATATCCGCGTAAGGTGTGTGAGTGGTGGGTGTTTTCTTGAGAGAAACGTGGCCACATGACACGGTGCGCGGGGCGCCGTTTGGATTTCCTTTGAGCTATATAAAACGGGAACGACAGCATGGAATGGTACACTTCTCTCACTTTCGCccatcttcgtcttgcttgtGTGCTCACTCCGCCATTGCAAACAAAGCTGCTCGCATCAAGATTTTCTCCCCTCCCTCTATTAGACAAGTTGAAGCCAGACACACCCGATGGCGCGTAGAGCTGCAAGCCGAAGGAGAGGAGGCAGCGCAACCACCAGGGGTGCTACCAGCAAGAAGGGTGCCACTAGCAAGGGCGCCGCCAACAACACAAAAGGGAAATGGGTCACTTCGTCTAGTGCCGGTCCCCGAGTTTCGAAGGCCCCAGGGCGAATTCAATGAATGGGCCCAACGGCGGCAATGGAGGAATTTTCTAATCTCATATATTGATAGATAAATTCTTGCAAAGCTATAGTAAAGAATGATATTTTTTCCTGGTGTAACATAGGATGAAGTGTCTTAGTTCAAGTCTAAATCAAATTTCATagaacatacatacatatattGGAAAAAAGAACTGGCATGCTAACTAACCTCCAAGTCTACAATAATCATGAGATCCAATTAACTTATTTGTTCGTTTCCTCTTTCTTCTTTTTATCAGAACCACATAAATATTATTTGGGCAACGTGTCTGCAAGAAAAAGAGCAAAGTCAGCTAAACGTTGCAGTAAAATTAGTGAAATCCCATGCTCTTTAGCTATTGAAATCTAATCTTCAAGGACACCTTGAGTCGAGGGCCAAGTTGGCAAGACTAATGACCAAACTCTACTATTGTAAGAAGAAGAACATAAATTTATCAAAGTGTAAGATTGAGGGCTAAGAGAAATTCGTTAGAGATTTATCTCTGCTATTCCTTGCGAATGCCCTAGTATCCGGCAGCCGCTACCGTAGAGAATCAGTCGCTCGATAGGCCAATATATGTGAGCGTACGACAGCATGCCATTTTTTCTGAGGGGTTACAATTTATTTTTTTGAGAGGGCGCTGGCATGCAAATCGGAGGAGGCAAAGAGCCGCTCGCCCTGTGCAGCCGTGCTCAATTCTAGCCAGTAGTCATGCGTTTAGGCATCTTAGCAGTTGGGCTTTTGTTAGATGATGGGCCTCCCCTGCGTACAGATTTTTTCTTCCATAGGCTGTAGCACTAAGGTCGGAGCCCCTAGTTTGGCTAGGCCCCGGGCCGTCACCCCTGCTGCCCTGGCCCAGGGCCGGCCCTGACTTCGTCGGCGACACAACATCATCGACACAGGATCAACTGACAAAGCTCACCGACTGCTGCTTCTTCCCAAAGCAAATGGAAGTTCACTGGCGTACACCGCCGCGGGAGCAGATCGTACCAGCGCCATGCCCGAACGAATGCGTATTCCTAGCCCCTTTCTTGGTGTGAGGCTTCTCTTTGCCTCTCCGTGAGTTTTTTCGTGCGTAGCTTTTCTTCTATGAGGCCAATAATATGTCACATCACGTGACACTGGTCGCAAATCAAACTGGCGAGAGGAGTCGATACCGCGAAAATCCCATGTAGGAGACGCTCGAGCAATCCCATGCCTTCGATGCAAGTGATTGCCATTAGTAAATCTGGGAATGGCTAATGGCCCCCACAATACACCACTAGTTGTCACTACACAGCCAGGGCCACAGTAAGCCAGCATCGTCGGCACTACAACCGTGCACCACCGCTGCCATGCCGCAACGTAGCGATGATCACCGCTACCCGCCAGCACACAAGCAACCAACGAAATCACAACCAACCACAGACTCGCCAACCAGGCCAAGCTCCAATATAATGCCCCCAAGGAGGATCACATATGCCGAGCACCGCCATCATTCGATTTGGGCAAACTGGAACCTAGGGTTTCCAGTAAAGCATTCTGAGAGAGGAGCCAAGGACTGCATCTAGACACCTTAAGCAAGGGAACAACATCCGCAGGCGCCATCATCATTGGCTTTGAGTGAGCGAAGCCTAGCTTTCGCTGACAGTCCCATCCCTCCTTCCCCAAATCGAACCTAGCCGCTCTATCATGCCCACCGCCACCGCCAACATGACCACTAGTGAAGGAGACCACCAAGTCCACATACCCTAGGCCTGTGGCGTCCAGGTCTAAAGCCAAGATTCATGGCTAAGGTGTCGCATGCCTTGTTGCAAGAGAAGAGCATGCCATGCCCCCACATCGTCGGGATCCGCTATCGAGGAAGAGTCATCGTTCCACTAATCCACGACAATCTGCTGCACCGCAAAGGTGGTCGCGACCACAACGATGCGTCACATGGACCTCTGTACCAAGAGGCGTCGTCATTGTCAGGGGGAAAGGTTGTCCTGCTAATGGACTTGATGGAAAAACGTCATGCGAGGAGCCCTGTCGGTGTCCTCCGACAATGGTGAGAAGGTATGGGATGTGGAGGGCTGCTGGCGGCGAGTCCAGGTGGTTTCGCCCGTGACGCCTGGAAGATCACGCAAGGGTTGGGATGGCTGGAAGGCAATGCAGGGGACAGTACAATTATAACACATTATTTCAAAGAATCGGCTATGAATTGATTGGCACAAAAGAAATGGTTCTTGGCATCGAGTCTCATGGTGGATGTAGTTGTTAGGCATATCAGCATGAGTTGTCGATAGTACGTCAGTACATCCCCTGGAGCTTTGTGCACTACTAGGTGGAACCatgctaagagcatctccaacggatGACATATAATAGGGCACTAAAGAGTAGGTTTTAAGGCACCAAAAAAGATTCTGCCATAGCAGACGATGTAAAATAGGGCACTGGAAAAATTTCTACCGTAGTAGGGCAACATTATTGCATATTTCGACATTTTCAAACTTCTAATTGCTCAAAGTTAAACTAACAGTACTACGATAGATACACTACTCATCATCACTACTACGATAGAGGTCCCAAGTCAATATAGTCGGCTTTGCCGTTGTCCAACTCAATCTTCATCACTTGTGAGGGGctagcctcctcctcctccttgagAACCTTCTTGCGTTGCACGTCCCTACTGGCAAAGAATTCGTATTCCACCTGCACAAGGTGCGGATTTTCCGCGGCGAACCTCGCCATGCCACCGCATCGCTCTCTTGGGCGGTGTGCTGCTCCACAATGAGGCAGCCATCTTCTCCTCGTGAAACACAATCCCCAATTCAGGAGCAAGGAACTCCGCCACCTCTCGCTCATGACGTTGGGAAAGTGTGCTCCGACTTGGGCCAGCGGCCATGGCGTCATACGCGCGCGCAGCGAGCTCTGTTGtcttgaaggtcttgagccagtgTTGCATCCCATCGCACAAGATATCGACAACGTAGCCGTGGGACTACGAAGCCAAACACAGTGGAAGACCGTGCTGCTCCTCGGCTTGGCATTGCAGCACAACATCTTCAGCTCGGCGATGGTGGTGGTCGGCAGCTGAGACGAATGAGGGTGGTGGATCTGGCGGCAGTGGCAGCCAAATGGCGTGGTGCGGCGGACAATTTGGTCAATGTGGTGGTGCAGCGGCCGATTCAACAAAAGGGGCGATGGTTTCGATGGCGGTGGTGGCCGTATGCGGTAATCGTCGGCAATGCAGAGGAAGCAGCTAGGGGGGTTCACGCGGCGGTCGAGCTAAGCACGGTTGAGGTTTTTGTTTTGCGGCAACTGCACGGCTGTTGTATATTTGGAGAACAATAGGACTACCTCAAAAATATTCTAGCACAATATAGGGATAGGGCATCTGCTGGAGCACCATTTTGGGTCCAAATGCCATAAAACATAGGTTGAGGCCCTAACAATGCCACTTGGGCTTGTTTTGTTGATGTAGACATGATTAAAGAGAAGACTCAAATTGTACATCTCACCTTTTCTTTCATGATGTTCCCCAATGATTTAATATACGGTCAAACGATGATAAGCGACCACCTGTACTAAAAAGAAATGGACTACGCTATTTCTCCCAATCGCCCAAACCCTTGATGCAAGGTTTTCCTTCTCCAGATCATCAACTTGGACATAGTAAATGCAAACTCAAGCTCTTCCGCTAGGGATATAAATGGCCCAAATAATGTGTCCCTTTCTACACTAGATAATGCCCTAAAGCCCCATTTATCAATGGAAGTGTTATTGATAACATGGTATCGACAACATCTTTTGAGTTTTTCTAAGGTTTCTTTTTGGATCATCGAACATTTAGGGCAAATTATTTTATGGGAGAATTTAAAATTTCTATCTAGAAAGAAGCGTAAATGATCATACGAAGGAATCTTAGCCTCCCTGCCGCCAGCAAAAAAAGTGCACACGTACACCGTCATTTTCACCTGCAGCCAAGGCTGGCGATGCTGGCGATGCACCCCACACCCCTGCTTTCCCCCTCTCCTCCCTTCCACCCTCTCCTTGGATGGACGCCCCCATCATATGCCATCGATCTATGTCGCGCGGCCCCGGCTCCGGCGGTTGATGCCTCACATGGGCTCCGGTGTGGAGTTGGGTGTGGAGCCTACTCCTCAAACCCCGACCTCTCTCATCATAGTCCAACGTAGGTTGGACACACTCTGACTCTCCGCTCAACCTCCCGCTCTGAGGCCCACAGCGTGTTGCAGCTATCCCTACCATCCTCTCCACCTTCGGCTCAAGGTGGCCCTGAACCCCTGAATCAAGGTTGCGAGTGCTTCAGGACTGGCTCCTCGGCATGTCAGGATGGATCTGATACATGCTTTGAGAGAAATCCCTGTTGACCTATGCATGAACCAACCACCGCAACGTCAACCCATATACCTCCATGGAGTGGTCTCCAAGATGTGCAGCTTGGATTTGCTCTGAAGGCTACCCCTTGGTGCTATGGAGTGTCTTGGTGGTGCGTTTGGGTCTGAATCGTGGTGTGTGCTCCTGGAAAACACTGTGCTCGATCTCATTTCAAGCAACCATGGCGGTGCTTTCTAGCATTTAACATTCCTAGGAGGCGTGGTCTTGGAGATGCAACTCCTCGGTGTGTGCTCCAGGCCAAAGCTCAATGATGACATCGTTTGTGGACATTGTTCCCCTTCTCGAAGGCTTCGTCTTGTTGTCCCTGCCCTTGCCATGTCATGGGTTCTCATACCATGTTGCTGGCTATAATTGTGGTCCAGTGGTACACTTTGGTGTCACCGTGCCACCATCCGTCCACTCCCCCTATCCATCATGTGGTGCCTTCAAAGTTGACTCTTCGTTGTTGTGCATTCTCAAATCTCTCCCATGGTGAATAGTGTGTTGCCTTGAGCTTCATGTTCTCTGTGTGGTATCGACCCCACCTGGCAAGTTGTTCTGGTTGTCGCATGTGGGGGAGCTCCAGTCAAGGTTCATGCCTATCAGTGGTCTCACAGCTTGTATTGATTCAGTATCATGCCCATGTAGCAAAACTTGCAGTCATATCAATGGCACTCGTTGATTGTGTTTGCTCCTATATCACATTGTGGGGATACTTGCAAGGTCTTGGTATTGTGATACCCTTCGACAGTGCCCTACATCTATTTGTAACTCATGGTGGTGACCTTTGCGTGCGCCAGCTGGACTATGCCTTGTCATGGGCACCCATTTCACTCCTCTTCTTTTTTTCCCTTTGTTGCTTATGCGGTTTCCAATCCACTTTCCCTTATAAACTGAATCCCAACTAAGAATGTACTTACTTTTCACGAGTACACAAAAATAACAAGTCTCACATATGAATTACGAATTATGGGTTTACTCGTACACTTCATTTTCTATAAACTGCACAGTTGCGGCATCTTCGATTTGCAGGATTGTAAAAATGTAGAAATAGGAAAAACACAGGATTGGAATGTCATGCCCatttgaatcctacaggatttgAGTTTATATGATTGCATCTCAGGAAAAACAAATGATTTTTTTTCAAGAGATTTGATTGGAAGCTGGATAGATTTTCTGTGGAATGTAGTTGGAGTGGATGCTATATAGATTTTCTATGGAATGTAGGGAAAATCCCAATAGGATTCAATACTATACTACGAATGAAACTACCAGCGTATGAAAAATTCAAAGGATTGTAATCCACCGAAAATCCTACGTAAGTCATTTGAATCGAAGAGGCACTGAAGAAACAATATAAGGTACCTTCTGAAAGAATAAAACCTAAAAAACAATATATAAGGCTAAATGGCCCTGGCGTACCTGACTGATCCTCCTTCCACCCTTTTGCTTCCCGCCCTCTTCAAACGCCCCATGGTCGGTCTTCTTGGTCTGGCCGCGGTGGACAGGCAGCGCCGGCCGGATCTGGGAGGCAGACAGGCCGCCACAGAGAATGGGGGTGGCCACCGCCGCCTGTCGGGCCAGGATGGCGAGATCACAGGGCGTCAGATCGAGGCCTCCTCCACGCAGTCGTGCTTCCCCGTCCGAGCCAGACGGTGAGGGCAAGAGGCGACGGCGCTGGGAGGGAAGGGAGCTCCGGGGACACGAGATTGGGAATCCCCGATTCATGGTGGAGGACTGGAGGTCAGCAAGTGGAGCTGACGGGTGGCCCAAACGATCAGTTTGACACTTTGCATCAGCCTACGGCAAGGTTTGAGGCCAATGGCAAAGTCATAATGCCACGTGATGAATTTGTCTCAGCTAATTTACCAAAATAATTCTAATAATAATTAGTTTAACTTTTGTTTTGCGAAAATATCAGATATATTATAAAGATTCACAGGAAGTACAATGCACCTTCGGTAGACCCCCCCCCTCACAAACCGTATAAAGGGCAGCATGGTCATTTGACCATAACATACACCCACCTTTTTGTATGTGACACGTACTATATGTTGACGTACACAGCCGATCCGCCCGCCACACACCCCCTCCTCCTGGGCCTGGCccatttcttttctttttttaacCCTCAAAAAATAGGCTAAATGGCCCTGGCGTACCTGACTGATCATCCTTCCACCCTTTTGCTTCCCGTCCTCTTCAAACGCCCCATGGTCGGTCTTCTTGGTCTGGCCGCGGTGGACAGGCAGCGCCGGCCGGATCTGGGAGGCAGACAGGCCGCCGCAGAGAATGGGGGTGGCCACCGCCGCCTGTCGGGCCGGGACGGCGAGATCACAGGGCGTCAGATCGAGGCCTCCTCCACGCAGCCGTGCTTCCCCGTCCGAGCCAGACGGTGAGGGCAAGAGGCGACGGCGCTGGGAGGGAAGGGAGCTCCGGGGACACGAGATTAGGAATCCCCGATTCATGGTGGAGGACTGGAGGTCAGCAAGTGGAGCTGACGGGTGGCCCAAACGATCAGTTTGACACTTTGCATCAGCCTACGGCAAGGTTTGAGGCCAATGGCAAAGTCATAATGCCACGTGATGAATTTGTCTCAGCTAATTTACCAAAATAATTCTAATAATAATTACTTTAACTTTTGTTTTGCGAAAATATCAGATCTATTATAAAGATTCACAGGAAGTACAATGCACCTTCGGTAGACCCCCCCCCCCTCACAAACCGTATAAAGGGCAGCATGGTCATTTGACCATAACATACACCCACCTTTCGTATGTGACACGTACTATATGTTGACGTACACAGCCGATCCGCCCGCCACACACCCCCTCCTCCTGGGCCTGGctcatttcttttctttttttaacCCTCATAAAATAGGCGCATGGAGTAGGATCTGAACTCCAGAACTTATGGTTTATTTTCAGACTATAACCAACTAGTACAACT belongs to Triticum urartu cultivar G1812 chromosome 7, Tu2.1, whole genome shotgun sequence and includes:
- the LOC125518322 gene encoding ABC transporter G family member 50-like, which translates into the protein MMDVTSTSMEVQHNMDFAILYEESSLHREAEDLVEQLSIPLPNSENLCFSHSFAHNGWIQLKACLWKQNITYWRSPQYNLRHIMMTVISALIYGVLFWKHAKVLNNEQDMLSVFGAMYLGFTTIGAFIT